A window of the Streptomyces sp. Ag109_O5-10 genome harbors these coding sequences:
- a CDS encoding GNAT family N-acetyltransferase codes for MAHTYPPLNVEVRTPRLTLAGASDELLERLVPLVRSGIADAEPWPFDDPSSFYADSPEREWRWLRAVWAGRARVSPDSWRLYFAVLVDGEPVGMQDLVAGDFTRFGTVSSFSWLAPGSRGQGLGREMRAAVLHLAFAGLGAREAGSDAFVDNEASNRVSRALGYEENGTDWDTRRGEPARIQRWRLTRDAWERVRRDDIELTGIRECLPVLGIG; via the coding sequence GTGGCCCACACCTATCCGCCGCTGAACGTCGAAGTCCGCACGCCCCGTCTGACGCTGGCCGGCGCCTCCGACGAACTGCTGGAACGTCTCGTGCCGCTCGTGCGGTCCGGGATCGCCGACGCCGAGCCGTGGCCGTTCGACGACCCGAGCTCGTTCTACGCCGACAGCCCCGAGCGGGAATGGCGATGGCTGCGCGCCGTCTGGGCCGGCCGCGCCCGCGTCAGTCCGGACTCCTGGCGGCTGTACTTCGCCGTCCTCGTCGACGGCGAACCGGTCGGCATGCAGGACCTCGTCGCCGGCGACTTCACGCGGTTCGGCACGGTGTCCAGCTTCTCGTGGCTGGCCCCCGGCAGCCGCGGACAGGGACTCGGCAGGGAGATGCGGGCGGCGGTCCTGCACCTGGCCTTCGCCGGACTGGGCGCACGCGAGGCCGGCAGCGACGCCTTCGTCGACAACGAGGCGTCCAACCGCGTCTCCCGTGCCCTGGGCTATGAAGAGAACGGCACGGACTGGGACACCCGCCGCGGGGAGCCGGCGCGGATCCAGCGGTGGCGGCTCACCCGGGACGCGTGGGAACGGGTCCGCCGGGACGACATCGAGCTGACCGGCATCAGGGAGTGCCTGCCCGTCCTGGGCATCGGCTAG
- the fsxC gene encoding FxsC protein: MVQEPYFFLSYARKDNPDEFVKRFYDDLVLELRQIGADPAAQPPFRDVEGLGLGDDWARVLGAAVGHCRAFVALYSPAYLNSEYCGKEWTAFRDRLREYRRETEIDVPALVPVLWAPMEGDLPDEIARFQYHEADMGQEYVTQGLLQILRTDPMGLAYRRVVRKVAARVRMAADRFRLPFTSGLDLGEVRGLFPAGGHRRAAAPGAGHVEIFLAAGVADALPEGRHRSEYYGRSPREWTPYHPPKDPTVARRAQRVIMESGPYTSSVEVVDAGLSDRLDESMANNQTSILLVDPWAARSPAYRDVLADYDRQNRPATGVLVPCHDSDEESGGESVWEDLSHVFWRNWRRQNDPHDPLFRVRVGGEEFDERLSVMLVVAQNRLMEMESTTPFRVPTGPPPPPMTGLTVPGPVPAVPADMPPRFPFLGGAPTPRPETAPPPPQPHGGRSVPKDPDDDQ; encoded by the coding sequence TTGGTTCAGGAGCCGTATTTCTTCCTCAGTTATGCGCGGAAGGACAACCCTGACGAGTTCGTGAAGCGGTTCTACGACGACCTGGTGCTGGAACTCCGTCAGATCGGCGCCGATCCCGCGGCCCAGCCACCGTTCCGGGACGTCGAGGGGCTGGGCCTGGGCGACGACTGGGCGCGGGTGCTCGGCGCCGCGGTCGGACACTGCCGTGCCTTCGTCGCGCTGTACTCCCCGGCCTACCTGAACAGCGAGTACTGCGGCAAGGAGTGGACGGCCTTCCGGGACAGGCTGCGCGAGTACCGCCGGGAGACCGAGATAGACGTGCCTGCGCTGGTCCCGGTCCTGTGGGCGCCCATGGAGGGGGACCTGCCGGACGAGATCGCCCGCTTCCAGTACCACGAGGCCGACATGGGCCAGGAGTACGTCACGCAGGGACTGCTGCAGATCCTGCGCACCGACCCGATGGGCCTGGCCTACCGCAGGGTCGTCCGGAAGGTCGCCGCCCGGGTGCGGATGGCCGCGGACCGCTTCCGGCTGCCCTTCACGTCCGGTCTCGACCTCGGCGAGGTCCGCGGCCTCTTCCCCGCGGGCGGGCACCGGCGGGCCGCCGCACCGGGTGCCGGGCACGTGGAGATCTTCCTGGCGGCCGGCGTCGCGGACGCGCTGCCCGAAGGACGGCACCGGTCGGAGTACTACGGGCGCTCGCCGCGGGAATGGACGCCGTACCATCCGCCCAAGGACCCCACGGTCGCCCGGCGGGCGCAGCGAGTGATCATGGAGTCGGGCCCCTACACCAGCAGCGTCGAGGTCGTCGACGCCGGGCTGAGCGACCGGCTCGACGAGTCGATGGCCAACAACCAGACGAGCATCCTGCTGGTCGACCCGTGGGCCGCGCGCAGCCCGGCCTACCGGGACGTGCTCGCGGACTACGACCGCCAGAACCGCCCGGCCACCGGCGTCCTCGTGCCCTGTCACGACTCCGACGAGGAGTCCGGCGGCGAGTCGGTCTGGGAGGACCTCAGCCACGTGTTCTGGCGCAACTGGCGCCGCCAGAACGACCCGCACGACCCCCTGTTCCGGGTACGGGTGGGCGGGGAGGAGTTCGACGAACGGCTCTCCGTGATGCTGGTGGTGGCCCAGAACCGGCTGATGGAGATGGAGAGCACCACTCCCTTCCGGGTTCCCACCGGTCCGCCCCCGCCCCCGATGACGGGGCTCACCGTCCCGGGCCCCGTACCCGCCGTACCTGCCGACATGCCGCCGCGGTTCCCGTTCCTCGGCGGTGCCCCGACACCCCGCCCGGAGACTGCCCCGCCCCCACCGCAGCCGCACGGCGGACGATCCGTTCCGAAGGACCCAGACGATGACCAGTAG
- the fxsA gene encoding FxSxx-COOH cyclophane-containing RiPP peptide: protein MDADARIDSCLLDIADLSTEALEGLLGELPDNALGAALRRMVDEAVNPVGVPYAAFDSAMG, encoded by the coding sequence ATGGACGCTGACGCTCGGATCGACTCATGTCTGCTCGACATCGCGGACCTGAGCACGGAAGCGTTGGAGGGGCTGCTCGGGGAGCTGCCAGACAACGCGCTGGGCGCGGCGCTGCGACGCATGGTCGACGAGGCGGTCAACCCGGTCGGCGTGCCGTACGCCGCCTTCGACTCCGCGATGGGCTGA
- a CDS encoding NAD(P)/FAD-dependent oxidoreductase — MQHRIVVLGAGYAGAVAAGRLARRLRREDVAITLVNAEPDFVERVRMHQLATGQELRPRPFAEMFAGTGVRLRFAKVTAVDVDRRTVTTLPTAGETREPEELEYDTLVYALGSTWNDQGVPGAAEHADEIASRPGALRLRRRLAALPAGAPVLVVGGGLTGLEAVTEIAEARPDLDVALAARGALGDWLSPKGRRHLRKVVDGLGVTVHEHTDVTAVAPGHVTTAEGGPVPAAVTLWTTGFAVHPIPRATALEVTGAGRIVVDRTMRSVSHPDVYAVGDAAQATGPAGNPLRMSCASGLPMAWQAADAIAARLTGGKLPNMPLRYYNQCISLGRRQGLVQYVTADDRAVPAALTGRTAARYKELICKGAAWAVSHPMLGLPSRRRPLVPAQPRSAAPLTTTPEKAA; from the coding sequence ATGCAGCACCGCATCGTCGTCCTCGGCGCCGGATACGCCGGAGCCGTCGCCGCCGGCCGCCTCGCCCGGCGGCTGCGCCGCGAGGACGTCGCGATCACCCTCGTCAACGCCGAACCCGACTTCGTCGAGCGCGTCCGGATGCACCAGCTCGCGACCGGCCAGGAGCTGCGGCCCCGGCCCTTCGCCGAGATGTTCGCCGGAACCGGCGTGCGGCTGAGGTTCGCGAAGGTCACGGCCGTGGACGTCGACCGCAGGACGGTCACCACGCTCCCGACCGCCGGGGAAACCCGGGAGCCGGAGGAACTGGAGTACGACACCCTCGTGTACGCCCTCGGCAGCACCTGGAACGACCAGGGCGTCCCCGGCGCCGCCGAGCACGCCGACGAGATCGCGAGCCGCCCCGGAGCGCTCCGGCTGCGCCGGCGCCTCGCCGCGCTCCCGGCCGGAGCGCCGGTGCTCGTGGTCGGCGGCGGACTGACCGGCCTGGAGGCCGTGACCGAGATCGCCGAGGCCCGCCCGGACCTCGACGTCGCGCTCGCCGCCCGCGGGGCCCTCGGCGACTGGCTCTCCCCGAAGGGCCGCCGCCACCTGCGGAAGGTCGTCGACGGGCTCGGCGTCACGGTGCACGAGCACACCGACGTCACCGCCGTGGCACCCGGCCACGTGACCACGGCCGAGGGCGGGCCGGTCCCGGCCGCGGTCACCCTGTGGACCACCGGCTTCGCCGTCCACCCGATCCCGCGGGCCACCGCCCTGGAGGTCACCGGCGCGGGCCGGATCGTCGTCGACCGGACCATGCGCTCGGTCTCGCACCCCGACGTGTACGCCGTCGGCGACGCGGCCCAGGCGACGGGCCCGGCCGGCAACCCGCTGCGCATGTCCTGCGCCTCGGGCCTCCCGATGGCCTGGCAGGCCGCCGACGCCATCGCGGCCCGCCTGACCGGCGGAAAGCTCCCCAACATGCCGCTGCGCTACTACAACCAGTGCATCTCGCTGGGCCGCAGGCAGGGCCTGGTCCAGTACGTCACGGCCGACGACCGCGCCGTACCGGCGGCGCTGACGGGCCGCACCGCCGCCCGCTACAAGGAACTCATCTGCAAGGGCGCGGCCTGGGCCGTCTCCCACCCGATGCTCGGCCTCCCGTCCCGCCGCCGCCCCCTCGTACCGGCCCAGCCCCGTTCGGCCGCACCTCTCACGACCACCCCCGAAAAGGCCGCCTGA
- a CDS encoding DUF2625 family protein, protein MRGTDELINVGDPAWPALQELFAAGAVPVRVLPVERGESRRSLLQMQVTARSALGAVALNSGGLVLDDGWVRVFGGGSGEDDGSLPSLAQVNAFPSDFDPAWHPAQGLVVGHDVLGGVFALNGHDPEAAGRPGVPGQMTYFAPDTLEWEAMEMGHSMWMSWMLSGRLEKFYEGLRWPGWRAEAAALPFSQGISVIPFLWSQEAQADLAGTSRRAVPIREVLGVAADFARQMGPADPGFLGAV, encoded by the coding sequence GTGCGTGGAACTGACGAGCTGATCAACGTGGGCGATCCGGCCTGGCCCGCGCTGCAGGAGCTGTTCGCGGCCGGCGCTGTTCCGGTGAGGGTACTGCCCGTTGAACGGGGCGAGAGCCGTCGGAGCCTGCTGCAGATGCAGGTCACGGCACGATCGGCGCTCGGCGCCGTCGCGTTGAACAGCGGCGGCCTGGTCCTCGATGACGGATGGGTGCGTGTGTTCGGCGGCGGGTCGGGCGAAGACGACGGCAGTCTGCCAAGCCTTGCCCAGGTCAACGCGTTCCCTTCCGATTTCGATCCTGCCTGGCATCCGGCGCAGGGCTTGGTCGTCGGCCACGACGTGCTGGGCGGAGTGTTCGCGCTGAACGGCCACGACCCGGAAGCGGCGGGTCGGCCCGGTGTCCCGGGACAGATGACCTACTTCGCCCCCGACACGTTGGAGTGGGAAGCGATGGAGATGGGTCACTCGATGTGGATGTCCTGGATGCTGTCCGGGCGGCTGGAGAAGTTCTACGAAGGGCTCCGCTGGCCGGGCTGGCGTGCGGAGGCGGCCGCCTTGCCCTTCTCGCAGGGCATCTCGGTGATTCCGTTCCTGTGGTCGCAGGAGGCTCAAGCGGATCTCGCCGGCACCAGTCGCCGTGCCGTGCCGATCCGTGAAGTCCTTGGCGTCGCCGCTGACTTCGCCCGGCAGATGGGCCCGGCCGATCCGGGATTCCTTGGTGCGGTATAG
- a CDS encoding RNA polymerase sigma-70 factor: protein MAATVTDVDRFEAARPRLAAIAYRLLGSASEAEDAVQDTYLRWQAADTARIEVPEAWLTKVLTNLCLNQLTSARARRETYVGQWLPEPLLAGDPMLGPADTAERRESVSYAVLVLLERLAPAERAVYVLREAFDYPHREIARILDLTEAASQQILHRARKHVAQGRTRTAVDEAAARRIIEEFLAAAASGRTEPLVRLLTEDAVAVGDGGGKVPAAARAFEGALAVAKFMRGLFKQGPAQRALVGGSVELYAATANGGPALVATVDGRVFGVMCLEITTEGIAAFRTQVNPDKLERATSRWAATAHGEPLARLF, encoded by the coding sequence ATGGCAGCGACCGTTACCGACGTGGACCGGTTCGAGGCGGCCCGGCCGCGCCTCGCGGCCATCGCCTACCGCCTCCTCGGCTCCGCGAGCGAGGCCGAGGACGCAGTGCAGGACACCTACCTGCGCTGGCAGGCAGCCGACACCGCCCGCATCGAGGTCCCCGAGGCCTGGCTGACCAAGGTGCTCACCAACCTCTGCCTCAACCAGCTCACCTCGGCCCGCGCCCGCCGCGAGACCTACGTGGGCCAGTGGCTGCCCGAGCCGCTGCTCGCCGGCGACCCGATGCTCGGCCCCGCCGACACCGCGGAACGGCGGGAGTCGGTGTCGTACGCCGTCCTGGTCCTGCTGGAGCGCCTCGCCCCGGCCGAGCGCGCGGTGTACGTGCTGCGCGAGGCCTTCGACTACCCGCACCGGGAGATCGCCCGGATCCTCGACCTCACCGAGGCCGCCAGCCAGCAGATCCTGCACCGGGCCAGGAAGCACGTCGCGCAGGGCAGGACCCGCACCGCGGTCGACGAGGCGGCCGCCCGGCGGATCATCGAGGAGTTCCTCGCGGCCGCGGCCAGCGGCCGGACCGAGCCGCTCGTCCGGCTGCTCACCGAGGACGCCGTCGCGGTCGGCGACGGCGGCGGGAAGGTCCCGGCGGCGGCCAGGGCGTTCGAGGGTGCCCTCGCGGTCGCGAAGTTCATGCGGGGCCTGTTCAAACAGGGCCCGGCCCAGCGGGCGCTGGTCGGCGGTTCCGTCGAGCTGTATGCCGCGACCGCCAACGGCGGCCCCGCGCTGGTGGCGACCGTGGACGGCCGGGTCTTCGGCGTGATGTGCCTGGAGATCACCACCGAGGGCATCGCCGCGTTCCGCACCCAGGTCAACCCCGACAAGCTGGAGCGCGCGACCAGCCGGTGGGCGGCGACGGCCCACGGCGAACCCCTGGCCCGTCTCTTCTGA
- the fxsT gene encoding FxSxx-COOH system tetratricopeptide repeat protein, with translation MTSSTGGPGKIVTFYSYKGGTGRTMALANVGWILASGGHRVLLVDWDLEAPGLHRYLHPLLVDPELRSSDGLINMVQGYVRTVLSPEPPPVRATVGGPGPRPATTPGAGHDGWLREAADLTPYTVGLLLEFPSGGRLDFLPAGRQTAAYSAAVTSFNWHSFYDRHGGGYFLQALREEMIAAYDYVLIDSRTGVSDTSGICTIVLPDVLVDCFTMSAQSIRGGVDAAAAVRRSAPRDIKVLPVPMRVEEAETERLEAGRDFSRTEFEPFLSWLPEEDHSRYWGEIEIPYKAFYAYEEIPATIADRPRQERSLLTAFERLTEWISEGRVRRLAPLPVDRRAELRAAYLRAPRALPTQIYISYAPLGRVWAEWTAEALESVGYQVSLHSTVAPGGSVLPEVAGTLNGQGRVLALLSPDYAIQSRAAAIRLQLAGHETLGGPGLVAVRIQDLDPAAAGPYLESTAADLSRCGPAEAVDQLLAVLGPPAGRRLPDGSAAASAAALPGFPGSIPAAQRLPSRNLSFTGRGPLLERLRDHFTAGPTATVPSQALYGLGGMGKTQTALEYAHRHKSSYDVVWWMNAAQPGLIRSALADLAPYLDLEEGEDVGSTAEAVLRVLGQGQPYDRWLLVYDNAGSPEELDGLLPSGPPGGHVLITSRDRAWVNSAGRAEVEVFTRAESVELLHRFSPLLSTEDAEQIARELGDLPLAVGQTATWLSESNMPVDRYLAQLRDRPADILDHTQLPPREYPNSAARTWQIAVEDLRRRDRAAAEMLEICSFFGPDPIPMRLLYGRAVTRALTSDTDEPRDEMAVAQLLRLLNRYGLARSDQGSETLSVHRLVQAVIRDGVGEQRWAELRRVVHTALADANPGNPEATADWDEYDELLPHLEPSRASADPNPEVRKLITDSVRYLWKRSLYSTAYDLAVRTLERWGRPDFPGGPDDTHTLLLRTQLGNVLRSQGRLVEAYELDADVLERFTRTRGADYPATLAAAGNVGADLRALGRYQEARRLDRTTYEAAYAEFGEDHQRTLMYANNLGMSEYLAGDRRAALELHRSAYERQRQNQGSMKPRTLNLANNYARDLRETGELQQALSLLETTTRLYQQLLGDGHSDTLRARKNLAVALCRDGRYAEARDIDQDIYNRYLQAHGPDHYDTLAVACSLAGDLAALGDITQALEFTERALGRYKDYLGEEHPVTLVCANNMAVYLRLQGRLEDALALSERTAAHLRAVLGENHPYTYCCLLNHANDLVAAGRIEEAAHIETRAREGLLAAFGPDHYDAIGSGSNLSLSLRELGRAAEADALREDALARARRTLGEQHPTTLAIARGVRLDSDIEPPTT, from the coding sequence ATGACCAGTAGCACCGGCGGACCGGGCAAGATCGTCACGTTCTACTCGTACAAGGGCGGCACCGGGCGCACCATGGCGCTCGCCAACGTCGGCTGGATCCTCGCCAGCGGCGGCCACCGGGTCCTGCTGGTCGACTGGGACCTGGAGGCCCCCGGCCTGCACCGCTATCTGCACCCCCTGCTGGTCGACCCCGAACTGCGCTCCTCCGACGGTCTGATCAACATGGTGCAGGGCTACGTGCGCACGGTGCTGAGCCCCGAGCCGCCCCCGGTCCGTGCGACCGTCGGCGGCCCCGGCCCCCGCCCGGCCACGACCCCCGGCGCCGGCCACGACGGCTGGCTGCGGGAGGCCGCGGACCTGACCCCGTACACCGTCGGGCTGCTGCTGGAGTTCCCCTCCGGCGGCCGGCTCGACTTCCTGCCCGCCGGACGCCAGACGGCCGCCTACTCCGCCGCCGTGACCAGCTTCAACTGGCACAGCTTCTACGACCGGCACGGCGGCGGGTACTTCCTCCAGGCCCTGCGCGAGGAGATGATCGCCGCCTACGACTACGTGCTGATCGACAGCCGGACGGGCGTCAGCGACACCTCCGGCATCTGCACCATCGTCCTGCCCGACGTCCTCGTCGACTGCTTCACGATGAGCGCCCAGAGCATCCGCGGCGGTGTGGACGCGGCGGCCGCCGTGCGCCGCTCCGCACCCCGTGACATCAAGGTGCTGCCGGTCCCCATGCGGGTCGAGGAGGCCGAGACCGAACGGCTCGAGGCCGGCCGGGACTTCTCCCGCACCGAGTTCGAACCGTTCCTGAGCTGGCTCCCGGAGGAGGACCACAGCCGCTACTGGGGCGAGATAGAGATCCCGTACAAGGCGTTCTACGCGTACGAGGAGATCCCCGCCACGATCGCCGACCGGCCGCGCCAGGAGCGCTCGCTGCTCACCGCGTTCGAGCGGCTCACCGAATGGATCTCGGAGGGCCGGGTACGCCGGCTCGCCCCGCTGCCCGTGGACCGGCGGGCCGAACTGCGCGCCGCCTATCTGCGGGCTCCCCGCGCCCTGCCCACCCAGATCTACATCAGCTACGCACCGCTCGGCCGGGTCTGGGCGGAGTGGACGGCGGAGGCCCTGGAGTCGGTCGGCTACCAGGTCTCGCTGCACAGCACGGTCGCCCCGGGCGGCAGCGTCCTGCCCGAGGTGGCCGGCACCCTGAACGGCCAGGGCCGGGTGCTCGCCCTGCTGTCGCCCGACTACGCGATCCAGTCGCGGGCCGCCGCGATCCGCCTCCAGCTGGCCGGGCACGAGACACTCGGCGGCCCCGGCCTGGTCGCCGTCCGCATCCAGGACCTCGACCCGGCCGCCGCGGGCCCGTACCTCGAGAGCACGGCCGCCGACCTCAGCCGGTGCGGCCCCGCCGAGGCCGTCGACCAGCTCCTGGCGGTCCTCGGACCGCCCGCCGGCCGCCGGCTGCCGGACGGCTCCGCGGCGGCATCGGCCGCCGCACTGCCCGGCTTCCCCGGCTCGATCCCGGCGGCCCAGCGCCTGCCGTCCCGCAACCTCTCCTTCACCGGCCGCGGCCCGCTGCTGGAACGGCTCCGCGACCACTTCACCGCCGGGCCCACCGCCACCGTGCCCAGTCAGGCGCTGTACGGGCTCGGCGGCATGGGAAAGACGCAGACCGCACTCGAGTACGCGCACCGGCACAAGTCCTCCTACGACGTGGTCTGGTGGATGAACGCCGCCCAGCCCGGCCTGATCCGCTCCGCCCTCGCCGACCTCGCCCCCTACCTCGACCTGGAGGAGGGCGAGGACGTCGGCAGCACCGCGGAGGCCGTCCTGCGCGTCCTCGGACAGGGACAGCCGTACGACCGCTGGCTCCTGGTCTACGACAACGCCGGCAGCCCCGAGGAACTCGACGGACTCCTGCCCTCGGGACCGCCCGGCGGGCACGTGCTGATCACCTCGCGGGACCGGGCCTGGGTCAACAGCGCGGGCCGGGCCGAGGTGGAGGTCTTCACCCGGGCGGAGAGCGTCGAACTGCTGCACAGGTTCAGCCCGTTGCTCTCCACCGAGGACGCGGAGCAGATCGCCCGCGAACTCGGCGACCTGCCCCTCGCGGTGGGGCAGACGGCGACCTGGCTGAGCGAGAGCAACATGCCGGTCGACCGCTATCTCGCCCAGCTGCGGGACCGCCCCGCCGACATCCTCGACCACACCCAGCTGCCGCCCCGGGAGTACCCCAACTCCGCCGCCAGGACCTGGCAGATCGCGGTGGAGGACCTGCGCAGGCGCGACCGGGCGGCCGCCGAGATGCTGGAGATCTGCTCCTTCTTCGGCCCCGATCCCATCCCCATGCGGCTGCTCTACGGCCGGGCGGTCACCCGGGCGCTGACCTCGGACACGGACGAACCCCGCGACGAGATGGCCGTCGCCCAGCTGCTGCGCCTGCTCAACCGGTACGGGCTGGCCCGCAGCGACCAGGGCAGCGAGACCCTGAGCGTGCACCGCCTGGTCCAGGCCGTCATCCGCGACGGGGTCGGCGAACAGCGCTGGGCGGAGCTGCGCAGGGTGGTGCACACGGCACTCGCGGACGCCAACCCGGGCAACCCGGAGGCCACCGCCGACTGGGACGAGTACGACGAGCTCCTGCCCCACCTGGAACCCTCCCGCGCGTCCGCCGACCCCAACCCCGAGGTCCGCAAGCTGATCACCGACTCGGTGCGCTACCTGTGGAAGCGCAGCCTGTACAGCACCGCCTACGACCTCGCCGTACGCACCCTGGAGCGCTGGGGACGGCCGGACTTCCCGGGCGGCCCCGACGACACGCACACCCTGCTGCTCCGTACCCAGCTGGGCAACGTGCTCCGCTCGCAGGGGCGGCTGGTGGAGGCGTACGAGCTCGACGCCGACGTCCTGGAACGGTTCACCCGCACCCGGGGCGCCGATTACCCGGCCACCCTCGCCGCGGCCGGCAACGTCGGCGCCGACCTGCGGGCCCTCGGCCGCTACCAGGAGGCCCGCCGGCTGGACCGCACCACCTACGAGGCGGCGTACGCCGAATTCGGCGAGGACCACCAGCGCACCCTCATGTACGCCAACAACCTGGGCATGTCCGAGTACCTGGCGGGCGACCGCCGGGCCGCCCTGGAACTGCACCGCAGCGCCTACGAACGGCAGCGGCAGAACCAGGGCAGCATGAAGCCGCGCACCCTGAACCTGGCCAACAACTACGCCCGCGACCTGCGTGAGACCGGCGAGCTCCAGCAGGCGCTGAGCCTGCTGGAGACGACCACGCGGCTCTACCAGCAGCTGCTCGGCGACGGGCACAGCGACACCCTGCGGGCGCGCAAGAACCTGGCCGTGGCGCTGTGCCGGGACGGCAGGTACGCCGAGGCCCGCGACATCGACCAGGACATCTACAACCGCTACCTGCAGGCCCACGGCCCCGACCACTACGACACCCTCGCCGTCGCCTGCAGCCTGGCCGGCGACCTCGCGGCGCTCGGCGACATCACGCAGGCGCTGGAGTTCACCGAGCGGGCTCTCGGCCGCTACAAGGACTACCTGGGCGAGGAGCACCCGGTCACGCTGGTCTGCGCCAACAACATGGCGGTGTACCTGCGGCTGCAGGGCCGCCTGGAGGATGCACTCGCGCTCTCGGAACGCACCGCGGCCCACCTGCGCGCCGTCCTCGGGGAGAACCACCCGTACACCTACTGCTGCCTGCTCAACCACGCCAACGACCTGGTGGCGGCGGGCCGCATCGAGGAGGCCGCCCACATCGAGACCAGGGCGCGGGAGGGGCTGCTCGCCGCGTTCGGGCCCGACCACTACGACGCCATCGGCAGCGGCTCCAACCTCTCGCTGAGCCTGCGCGAGCTGGGCCGCGCGGCGGAGGCGGACGCCCTGCGCGAGGACGCCCTGGCCCGCGCCCGGCGCACCCTGGGCGAGCAGCATCCGACGACACTGGCGATCGCACGCGGGGTCCGGCTGGACTCCGACATCGAGCCGCCGACCACGTGA
- a CDS encoding antibiotic biosynthesis monooxygenase, which translates to MSVVKINVLTVPDEQRETLEKRFASRAHAVEGSDGFEWFELLRPVEGTEQYLVYTRWKDEESFQAWMEGPMKAAHQGGAEGERSKPAASGATLWSFEVVQSAGPKG; encoded by the coding sequence ATGAGCGTAGTCAAGATCAACGTACTGACCGTGCCGGATGAGCAGCGGGAGACGCTGGAGAAGCGGTTCGCGTCGCGGGCGCATGCCGTGGAGGGCTCGGACGGGTTCGAGTGGTTCGAGCTTCTCCGTCCGGTCGAGGGGACCGAGCAGTATCTGGTGTACACGCGGTGGAAGGACGAGGAGTCCTTTCAGGCGTGGATGGAGGGGCCGATGAAGGCCGCGCACCAGGGCGGTGCGGAGGGTGAGCGGTCGAAGCCGGCGGCTTCCGGGGCGACGCTGTGGTCGTTCGAGGTGGTGCAGTCCGCGGGACCGAAGGGCTGA